Proteins encoded within one genomic window of Cucumis sativus cultivar 9930 chromosome 3, Cucumber_9930_V3, whole genome shotgun sequence:
- the LOC101219702 gene encoding uncharacterized protein LOC101219702, with amino-acid sequence MTRKKVKLVWIASDNARKASFKKRRLGLLKKVSELTTLCGVYAFAVVTGPDEDHPVIWPSLSAAQHLYRRFHSLPEVERQKKMTNQETYLKERTTKTQDLLKKHIKKNQELELDLLMHQLHQGRQIYQLTNGELLGLFWMIEERIRDCRKRIEYHHQVHRLPPPPGLVTSNPALLETENNEMDLVDNGRNLMDQWFIDMVMNTNDKTGGSSSSMAGELGFVQSEGNGVDMMTNGGGNSMMEASEIGGTGTIIVEGDGEENNLLSEWNFGGNDDCGMSEIEKLVNDIGGVGHAELNASSMDLSHAQADFGIDCNVGGPMGSLFTDGVDVNDDGEMMLSGLFENEITENENVNQNGNDQNNEEEDEEVEDEDDEDDILSKEWSNNFSSP; translated from the coding sequence ATGACGAGGAAGAAAGTGAAATTGGTTTGGATTGCAAGTGACAATGCAAGAAAAGCCAGTTTCAAGAAGCGAAGGCTCGGATTATTAAAGAAAGTGAGTGAACTCACCACTCTCTGCGGCGTTTATGCCTTCGCCGTCGTTACTGGCCCCGACGAAGACCATCCTGTCATCTGGCCATCCCTCTCCGCTGCTCAACACCTCTATCGCCGCTTCCACAGCCTTCCCGAAGTCGAACGCCAGAAGAAAATGACGAACCAAGAGACCTATCTCAAAGAACGCACCACCAAGACTCAAGATCTGTTGAAGAAACAcatcaagaagaatcaagaaCTCGAACTTGATCTCCTCATGCATCAATTGCATCAAGGTCGTCAGATTTACCAACTCACCAACGGCGAATTGCTTGGATTGTTCTGGATGATCGAGGAGAGGATAAGAGACTGTCGAAAACGAATCGAGTATCATCATCAGGTTCATcgtcttcctcctcctcctggACTTGTTACTTCTAACCCTGCTCTACTTGAAACAGAGAATAATGAGATGGATCTGGTTGATAATGGAAGGAATTTGATGGATCAATGGTTTATTGATATGGTGATGAACACCAACGATAAAACCGGCGGAAGTAGTAGTAGTATGGCAGGGGAGTTAGGGTTTGTTCAATCGGAAGGGAATGGAGTCGACATGATGACTAATGGAGGAGGAAATTCCATGATGGAGGCCAGCGAAATAGGCGGAACGGGAACGATTATCGTAGAAGGAGATGGTGAGGAGAACAATTTGTTATCGGAATGGAATTTTGGGGGAAATGATGATTGTGGAATGAGTGAGATTGAGAAGCTTGTGAACGATATTGGCGGTGTTGGTCATGCTGAGCTTAATGCTAGTTCAATGGATTTGAGTCACGCACAAGCCGATTTTGGAATCGACTGCAACGTCGGAGGTCCCATGGGGAGTCTGTTTACCGATGGCGTTGATGTGAATGATGATGGAGAGATGATGCTTAGTGgattgtttgaaaatgaaataactGAGAATGAAAATGTGAATCAAAATGGAAACGATCAGAATaatgaagaggaagatgaagaagttgaagatgaagatgacgAAGATGATATTCTAAGTAAAGAATGGTCAAACAACTTCAGTTCTCCATGA
- the LOC101210162 gene encoding MD-2-related lipid-recognition protein ROSY1 has protein sequence MEPIFQMKLIFPFLLWLCFFPQFSFSTRLQLCDETAKYDITVKGVEISPNPVVRGHPTNMIFNLIIGKPIIAGKMVVDISYFGWHIYSDSHDICVETSCPYLSGDFALPPLRTPLAFFLPGSYHMQITIVDGDDNKLTCFGFDYELVIASLFGDS, from the exons ATGGAACCCATTTTTCAGATGAAGCTGATTTTCCCATTTCTTCTTTGGTTGTGCTTTTTTCCACAGTTCTCTTTTTCCACTCGACTCCAACTATGTG ATGAGACCGCTAAGTATGATATCACGGTGAAAGGAGTAGAGATATCTCCCAACCCCGTAGTTAGAGGTCATCCAACAAATATGATCTTCAATCTAATTATAG GTAAGCCAATCATTGCAGGAAAAATGGTAGTTGATATTTCATATTTCGGATGGCACATATATAGTGACAGCCATGACATTTGTGTTGAGACGTCCTGCCCTTACTTGTCTGGTGATTTTGCACTCCCTCCACTGCGAACACCTCTGGCGTTCTTTTTACCT GGTTCGTATCATATGCAGATAACCATTGTTGATGGAGATGATAATAAACTTACATGCTTTGGCTTTGATTATGAATTGGTGATTGCATCACTATTTGGAGATAGCTAA
- the LOC101209667 gene encoding uncharacterized protein LOC101209667 has translation MAISYLSPASGVLILLVTAVVIEASDNNRVFSPCTDTTVENSDGFTLGFAFATEQKFFFNKTLQLSPCDSRLGLTNGNSLISVFRPKVDEISLLTINTSRSVSSFDPSSNGYMVAFAGRKYAARSPPIFVADQQHIVTSFTLVLEFEKGRLQNLFWKRDGCARCSNNSTFVCIHNQDCAIRTNSCKNNGGSVDCSLAIQLAFSGTDKHLSVFNSWYEVSRLRQYSLFNLYSNLKDSLTSQYNKIF, from the exons ATGGCGATTTCCTATCTCTCACCGGCGTCCGGCGTGCTGATTCTCTTGGTTACGGCGGTGGTTATCGAAGCTAGCGACAACAACCGAGTTTTCTCACCTTGCACTGACACAACTGTTGAAAATTCCGACGGCTTCACCTTAGGGTTTGCTTTTGCGACGGAGCAGAagtttttcttcaacaaaacatTGCAGTTGTCTCCTTGCGATAGCAGGCTTGGTCTTACGAATGGAAATTCTCTGATCTCTGTGTTTAGACCTAAGGTTGATGAGATCTCCCTCCTCACCATCAACACTTCTCGCTCTGTGTCCTCCTTCGATCCG TCTTCAAATGGCTATATGGTTGCATTTGCTGGTCGGAAATATGCTGCAAGGTCCCCTCCAATTTTTGTTGCAGATCAACAGCATATCGTAACCAGCTTTACTCTG GTGCTTGAGTTTGAAAAAGGAAGGCTGCAAAACTTGTTCTGGAAAAGGGATGGTTGTGCTCGATGTTCAAACAATAGCACCTTTGTTTGCATCCACAATCAGGATTGCGCAATCAGAACAAACAGCTGCAAAAATAATGGTGGTTCCGTCGATTGTAGTCTCGCGATTCAGTTAGCATTCTCCGGCACGGATAAGCACCTTTCTGTCTTCAACTCTTGGTATGAAGTGTCGAGACTTCGTCAGTACTCACTCTTCAATCTGTATTCGAACCTCAAGGATTCTCTCACAAGTCAGTATAACAAGATTTTCTAA
- the LOC101219941 gene encoding uncharacterized protein At3g28850 produces MLLKKMKLFPSINSFKQGLSLLSDPTENTCSQIRETPPVFEEQISKSSNFRLSLPVVECSIISQHVRDLKDAECELEISVNNRNHLVPLIKSEEILAAKHNSEPPCLSDTIAMKPNGGHQVKVGNHEEHSSLLDFEDRCPPGGSESVIFYSTSLRSIRKTFEECNSIRFLLESFKVLFYERDVSMHLEFRKELWEVLGGRVIPPRLFIKGRYIGGADEVIGLHEQGKLRKLLEGIPLDLANSPCSCCANTRFLVCPNCNGSCKVLRDAYDGDDDNNLYNRCTDCNENGLAKCPICC; encoded by the coding sequence ATGTTgctgaagaagatgaaactCTTTCCTTCCATTAACTCTTTTAAACAAGGCCTCTCTCTTCTGTCTGACCCCACTGAGAACACTTGTAGCCAAATACGTGAAACCCCACCAGTTTTTGAAGAACAAATTTCCAAGAGCAGCAACTTCAGGCTGTCCCTGCCTGTAGTAGAATGTTCCATCATATCCCAACATGTTAGAGATCTAAAAGATGCAGAATGTGAGCTCGAAATTAGTGTCAACAACCGAAACCATCTCGTTCCCTTAATAAAGTCTGAAGAAATATTGGCTGCTAAACATAATTCAGAGCCTCCATGCCTATCAGACACGATTGCCATGAAACCAAATGGTGGGCACCAAGTGAAAGTGGGCAATCATGAAGAACATTCATCTCTATTAGACTTTGAAGACAGATGCCCACCAGGAGGAAGTGAATCAGTTATATTTTACTCGACAAGCTTGAGAAGTATTAGGAAAACATTTGAAGAATGCAACAGTATTCGGTTCCTACTCGAAAGCTTCAAAGTGCTGTTTTACGAGAGAGATGTATCGATGCACTTGGAATTCAGGAAGGAGCTGTGGGAAGTCTTGGGAGGCAGGGTGATCCCACCGCGACTTTTTATTAAGGGAAGGTACATCGGAGGAGCAGACGAAGTTATAGGCCTGCATGAGCAAGGCAAACTAAGGAAACTGCTGGAAGGCATACCATTGGACTTGGCAAATTCACCTTGCTCTTGTTGTGCAAACACCAGGTTTCTGGTGTGCCCAAACTGCAATGGCAGTTGCAAGGTTCTTAGAGACGCCTACGACGGTGATGACGATAACAACTTGTATAATAGATGTACTGATTGCAACGAGAATGGGTTAGCCAAATGCCCCATTTGCTGCTGA
- the LOC101210414 gene encoding uncharacterized protein LOC101210414, producing the protein MVVKMMKWRPWPPLVSRKYEVRLVVKRLEGLDPPKDGKGVDKLTVEVKWKGPKMALSPLRRTAVKRNYTKEADGLDQNGVTQWDEEFLSVCTLSAYKENVFHPWEIVFSAFNGLNQGSKNKVQVVGSASLNLSEYVSVAEQKELELKIPLNPSTNATEASHVLWISLNLLELRTAQVVSQPVQRSIAPAPSPPWPGENVPAEKDELSALKAGLRKVKIFTEFVSTRKAKKTCHEEEGSEGRCSAKSEDGESSYPFDSDSFDDIEEGETDEGKEDTNIRKSFSYGTLAYANYAGGSYYSDMKINGDDENLVYYSNRKSDVGCSSMEDSTASASEQPLPQSSKRGLLPWRKRKLSFRSPKAKGEPLLKKAYGEEGGDDIDHDRRQLSSDESLSIGWQKTEEDSSANRSSVSEFGDDNFAIGTWEQKEIVSRDGHMKLQTQVFFASIDQRSERAAGESACTALVAVIADWFHNSQNLMPIKSQFDSLIRDGSLEWRKLCENDIYREKFPDKHFDLETVVQAKIRPLSVVPRKSFIGFFHPEGVNEARFDFLHGAMSFDNIWDEISRTGSECPDNSEPQVYVVSWNDHFFILNVESDAYYIIDTLGERLYEGCNQAYILKFDNNTTICKMPETSQSAGEKTSNDQSTVAAIVEAKDQQVSGKEESSTLAYATSQPEEPLKEKDEVLCRGKESCKEYIKSFLAAIPIRELQADIKKGLMASTPLHHRLQIELHYTQILQPSPISQLPEDPNPTPQSPDTTLADVAATTT; encoded by the exons ATGGTGGTGAAGATGATGAAGTGGCGGCCATGGCCGCCGCTTGTTTCGAGGAAATACGAGGTTAGACTTGTGGTTAAGAGGCTTGAAGGGCTTGATCCGCCAAAAGATGGTAAGGGGGTTGATAAATTGACGGTCGAGGTCAAATGGAAGGGCCCAAAAATGGCTTTGAGCCCATTGAGGAGAACGGCTGTGAAGAGAAATTACACGAAGGAGGCTGATGGGTTGGATCAGAACGGCGTTACTCAGTGGGATGAGGAGTTTCTTAGCGTTTGTACTCTCTCTGCTTACAAGGAGAATGTATTTCATCCATGGGAGATCGTTTTCTCTGCCTTCAAT GGCTTAAATCAAGGGTCGAAAAACAAAGTTCAGGTAGTTGGCTCAGCATCTCTTAACCTGTCAGAATACGTTTCTGTGGCGGAACAGAAAGAGCTTGAATTGAAGATACCTCTTAATCCATCTACAAATGCTACTGAGGCCAGTCACGTTCTCTGG ATATCGCTAAACTTATTGGAACTTAGAACTGCTCAAGTTGTATCACAACCTGTACAAAGATCAATAGCCCCAGCTCCATCTCCTCCCTGGCCAGGAGAAAATGTCCCAGCAGAAAAAGATGAGCTCTCTGCTCTTAAAGCTGGCTTGAGGAAAGTAAAGATTTTTACAGAGTTCGTGTCAACTCGAAAGGCGAAAAAAACTTGCCATGAAGAAGAGGGAAGTGAGGGCAGGTGCTCTGCCAAGAGTGAGGATGGTGAGTCTAGCTACCCATTTGACTCTGATTCCTTTGACGACATTGAGGAAGGGGAAACAGATGAAGGGAAGGAGGATACTAACATTAGGAAGTCCTTTAGTTATGGCACTCTAGCCTATGCAAATTACGCTGGGGGATCATATTACTCTGATATGAAGATCAATGGTGATGacgaaaatttagtttactaTAGTAATCGAAAATCAGATGTTGGCTGCTCGAGCATGGAGGATTCAACTGCATCAGCCTCTGAGCAACCTTTGCCACAGAGTTCAAAACGTGGTCTGTTGCCATggaggaagagaaaattaagttttagaTCTCCTAAGGCGAAAGGAGAGCCATTGTTGAAGAAGGCCTATGGCGAAGAAGGCGGTGATGACATTGATCATGATCGAAGGCAACTCAGCTCTGATGAATCACTTAGTATTGGG TGGCAAAAGaccgaagaggattcatctgCAAATAGATCATCAGTTTCTGAATTTGGGGATGACAATTTTGCAATTGGCACTTGGGagcaaaaagaaattgtaagcCGTGATGGTCACATGAAGCTACAAACACAGGTCTTCTTTGCTTCTATTGATCAACGAAGTGAGAGGGCAGCTGGTGAAAGTGCATGCACTGCTCTCGTAGCGGTTATTGCTGATTGGTTTCACAACAGCCAAAATCTCATGCCTATAAAATCTCAGTTTGATAGTTTGATTAGGGATGGCTCATTAGAGTGGAGGAAGCTCTgtgaaaatgatatatatcGGGAAAAATTCCCCGACAAGCATTTTGATCTAGAAACTGTCGTTCAAGCCAAAATTCGGCCCCTTTCTGTGGTTCCGAGGAAGTCCTTCATCGGTTTTTTCCACCCAGAAGGTGTAAATGAGGCGAGGTTTGATTTTTTGCATGGCGCCATGTCTTTTGATAACATATGGGATGAGATTAGCCGTACTGGGTCAGAATGTCCGGACAACAGTGAACCACAAGTTTATGTTGTGAGCTGGaatgaccatttttttattctcaacGTAGAATCTGATGCGTACTACATCATCGACACGTTAGGAGAGAGGCTTTACGAAGGATGCAATCAGGCCTACATCTTGAAATTTGACAACAACACTACCATCTGTAAAATGCCTGAGACTAGCCAGTCAGCAGGTGAAAAGACTTCCAACGATCAATCGACTGTTGCAGCAATAGTTGAGGCGAAGGACCAACAAGTCAGCGGAAAGGAAGAGAGTTCAACACTAGCATACGCTACCTCACAACCTGAAGAACCATTGAAGGAGAAAGACGAAGTCTTGTGTCGTGGGAAAGAATCCTGCAAAGAATACATCAAGAGCTTCTTGGCTGCTATCCCAATTCGGGAACTACAAGCCGATATCAAGAAAGGTCTAATGGCATCAACCCCACTTCACCACCGCCTACAGATTGAATTACACTACACCCAGATTTTGCAACCTTCACCTATTTCTCAGCTACCAGAAGATCCAAACCCCACACCGCAAAGTCCTGACACCACATTAGCAGACGTTGCAGCTACAACTACATAG